Proteins encoded together in one Defluviitalea raffinosedens window:
- the argJ gene encoding bifunctional ornithine acetyltransferase/N-acetylglutamate synthase, with protein MKIIDGGITSPKGFKAAGNYIGIKKKRKDLAIVYSEFPAKAAATFTTNVVKAAPVLWNQQIINEKRNIQAIVVNSGNANACTGEQGMIDAQQMAQTMADCLGLKKEEVLVASTGVIGVPLPMNVICPGIEKTALKLSVSREAAKEAAQAIMTTDTFSKEIAVTFELDGKMITIGGMAKGSGMIHPNMATMLSFITTDINISRELLDKALKESIEDSYNMISVDGDTSTNDMVVALANGAAENVLIDTENEDYEQFKTAFHFVNTYLAQQIVRDGEGAGKFIEVNVKGAKSKCDARTLAKSIITSNLVKTAFFGEDANWGRILCAMGYSGVTFDTSKVTIQFASQSGNITVMKNGTPLMFDEDYAYQILHEKDIKVIALLEEGSEEATAWGCDLSYEYVRINGEYRT; from the coding sequence ATGAAGATCATTGATGGAGGAATAACGAGTCCGAAGGGGTTTAAAGCAGCGGGGAATTATATAGGTATTAAAAAGAAAAGGAAAGATTTAGCAATCGTATATAGTGAATTTCCTGCAAAAGCAGCAGCAACTTTTACAACCAATGTTGTAAAAGCAGCTCCTGTGCTGTGGAATCAGCAGATTATTAATGAAAAAAGAAATATCCAGGCCATTGTTGTAAACAGCGGAAATGCCAATGCTTGCACCGGTGAACAGGGTATGATTGATGCCCAGCAGATGGCTCAGACGATGGCAGATTGCCTGGGATTAAAAAAAGAAGAAGTTTTAGTTGCTTCTACAGGTGTAATTGGTGTACCTTTGCCGATGAATGTCATTTGCCCAGGGATAGAAAAGACAGCCCTTAAATTAAGTGTATCCAGAGAAGCTGCCAAGGAAGCCGCCCAAGCCATTATGACTACGGACACATTTTCAAAAGAAATTGCAGTAACTTTTGAATTAGATGGAAAGATGATTACGATCGGGGGAATGGCAAAGGGTTCCGGAATGATTCATCCCAATATGGCAACCATGCTTTCATTTATTACAACGGATATCAATATATCCAGGGAATTACTGGATAAAGCATTAAAAGAAAGTATTGAGGATTCTTATAATATGATTTCTGTTGATGGAGATACCAGTACAAATGATATGGTAGTGGCATTGGCTAATGGTGCAGCGGAAAATGTGCTCATTGATACGGAAAATGAGGATTATGAGCAATTTAAGACCGCATTTCATTTTGTAAATACTTATTTGGCCCAGCAAATTGTAAGAGATGGTGAAGGGGCAGGAAAATTTATTGAAGTCAATGTAAAAGGAGCAAAATCAAAATGTGATGCTCGAACTCTTGCAAAATCCATCATTACGTCTAACTTGGTAAAAACAGCCTTTTTTGGTGAAGATGCTAACTGGGGCAGAATTCTTTGTGCTATGGGATATTCGGGAGTAACATTTGATACCAGCAAAGTAACCATTCAATTTGCTTCACAATCAGGGAATATTACAGTAATGAAAAACGGAACGCCATTAATGTTTGACGAAGATTATGCATATCAAATTCTGCATGAAAAAGATATTAAAGTAATTGCATTGCTTGAAGAAGGTTCAGAAGAAGCCACAGCCTGGGGTTGCGATTTAAGTTACGAATATGTGCGCATTAATGGGGAATACAGAACGTGA
- the argC gene encoding N-acetyl-gamma-glutamyl-phosphate reductase produces the protein MIRVGIVGATGYVGEELVRILMQHPESHIINLTSQSYVGKSFSQIYHNFEGICNTICEEEDIEKLSEEADVIFLALPHGIASKKVNASILKKAKVIDLGADFRLKNANVYEQWYNTEHFSPELLKEAVYGLCEIKRDQIQKSNLIANPGCYTTCTILSLYPLLKENVIDEDSIIVDAKSGVSGAGRALSLDIHYIECTESIKAYKIASHRHTPEIEQELGEACKKDITISFTPHLIPMNRGILATCYGKLKKKVTWDEIMNIYKKYYEKEQFIRLMNKGVYPETRWVKGSNYCDIGFSVDERTGRIIVIGAIDNLVKGAAGQAVQNMNILFGLEENMGLNQIPMFP, from the coding sequence ATGATAAGAGTCGGTATAGTGGGAGCAACGGGTTATGTTGGAGAAGAATTGGTACGTATTCTTATGCAGCATCCAGAGAGTCATATCATAAATTTAACTTCTCAAAGTTATGTAGGAAAGAGCTTTAGCCAAATTTATCATAACTTTGAAGGTATTTGCAATACCATATGTGAAGAAGAAGATATTGAAAAACTTAGTGAAGAGGCCGACGTAATTTTCTTAGCCCTTCCGCACGGAATTGCATCTAAAAAAGTAAATGCTTCAATATTAAAGAAGGCAAAGGTTATTGACTTAGGTGCAGATTTTAGATTAAAGAATGCAAATGTATATGAACAGTGGTATAATACAGAACATTTCAGTCCTGAATTATTAAAAGAAGCAGTTTATGGATTGTGCGAAATCAAAAGAGATCAGATCCAAAAGAGCAATTTAATTGCAAATCCGGGATGTTATACGACTTGTACTATTTTAAGTTTATATCCTCTTTTAAAAGAGAATGTAATAGATGAAGACAGCATTATAGTGGATGCAAAGTCAGGGGTATCCGGCGCAGGCCGGGCGCTTAGTTTAGATATTCATTATATTGAATGTACAGAATCCATTAAAGCCTATAAAATTGCTTCCCATAGACATACTCCTGAGATTGAACAAGAACTTGGTGAAGCCTGCAAAAAAGACATTACAATATCTTTTACGCCTCATCTTATTCCCATGAACAGAGGGATTTTAGCAACTTGCTATGGAAAACTTAAGAAAAAAGTTACTTGGGATGAGATAATGAATATTTATAAGAAGTATTACGAAAAAGAGCAGTTCATCCGTCTTATGAATAAGGGTGTTTATCCAGAAACAAGATGGGTTAAAGGTTCAAATTATTGTGATATAGGTTTTTCTGTAGATGAAAGAACAGGAAGAATTATTGTTATAGGGGCAATTGATAATTTGGTTAAAGGCGCAGCAGGACAGGCTGTGCAAAATATGAATATTTTATTTGGATTAGAGGAAAATATGGGACTTAATCAGATACCGATGTTTCCATAA
- a CDS encoding argininosuccinate synthase encodes MSKKVVLAYSGGLDTTVILHWLKENYDYEVIAVCVDVGQGKELDGMEEKALKNGASKLYIEDAKEEFMKDYVFPMLKAGAVYESKYYLGTSIARPLIAKKFVEIALKEGAEAICHGCTGKGNDQVRFELAIKALAPQLKIIAPWRIWDIKSREDEIEYLEKRGLEVPMTREESYSRDRNMWHLSHEGLDLEDPGKEPNYNKLLKLGVSPEQAPDEPTYIELEFEKGIPVKLNGETLSPVDLMFKLNEIGGKNGIGLSDILENRVVGMKSRGVYETPGGVILYAAHEELEHMCLDHQTYAYKQQVALKYAELIYSGEWFTPLREALAAFVDATQETVTGKVRLKLYKGNIIPAGTTSPYSLYNESIASFTTGDLYSHKDAEGFINLYGLPSKVRAMMKQRNQ; translated from the coding sequence ATGAGTAAAAAAGTTGTTCTGGCATACTCCGGTGGATTGGACACAACCGTTATATTACATTGGTTAAAAGAAAATTATGATTATGAAGTTATTGCTGTTTGTGTAGACGTAGGTCAGGGAAAAGAATTGGATGGAATGGAAGAAAAGGCCCTTAAAAATGGTGCAAGCAAACTTTACATAGAAGATGCAAAAGAAGAATTTATGAAAGACTATGTATTTCCGATGCTTAAAGCCGGCGCTGTTTACGAGTCCAAATATTATCTTGGTACCTCCATTGCAAGACCTCTTATTGCAAAGAAATTTGTAGAAATAGCACTTAAGGAAGGCGCTGAAGCAATTTGTCATGGATGCACTGGTAAAGGAAATGATCAGGTTCGTTTTGAGCTTGCTATTAAAGCATTGGCTCCTCAGCTTAAAATTATCGCGCCCTGGAGAATATGGGATATTAAGTCCCGTGAAGATGAAATAGAATACCTTGAAAAAAGAGGATTAGAAGTTCCAATGACAAGGGAAGAAAGCTACAGCCGTGACAGAAATATGTGGCACTTAAGCCATGAAGGCCTGGACTTAGAAGATCCCGGCAAAGAACCTAATTATAATAAACTGCTTAAATTAGGCGTTTCACCAGAACAAGCTCCTGATGAACCAACCTATATAGAATTGGAATTTGAAAAAGGTATTCCTGTGAAATTAAATGGAGAAACCCTTTCCCCTGTAGATCTGATGTTTAAACTCAATGAGATCGGCGGCAAGAATGGAATCGGTTTATCTGATATATTAGAAAATCGCGTGGTTGGCATGAAATCCAGAGGAGTATATGAAACTCCCGGAGGCGTTATATTGTATGCTGCCCATGAAGAATTGGAACATATGTGCTTGGATCACCAAACCTATGCTTATAAGCAACAGGTTGCTTTAAAATATGCAGAACTAATTTATTCCGGAGAATGGTTTACTCCTCTTCGTGAAGCATTGGCTGCCTTCGTAGATGCTACTCAGGAAACTGTAACTGGAAAGGTTAGATTGAAATTATACAAAGGCAATATTATTCCTGCCGGAACGACTTCACCATATTCATTATACAATGAATCTATCGCAAGCTTTACAACTGGCGACTTATACAGTCATAAAGATGCCGAAGGCTTTATTAACTTATACGGTCTTCCATCTAAAGTAAGAGCTATGATGAAGCAAAGAAACCAATAG
- the argH gene encoding argininosuccinate lyase has translation MKLWGGRFSKSTDSMVDDFNSSIRFDQRLYKEDILGSIAHVSMLGKQNIIPQEDAEIIKKELKAILQDIEDGKIEFDIEAEDIHMNIEKILISRIGDTGKKLHTGRSRNDQVALDMRMYVKKEIKEIQSLILKLQSVLIKLSKEHAETIMPGYTHLQRAQPITLAHHLMAYFEMFKRDIERLNDTYKRTNILPLGSGALAATTYPLDRYAVAKDLGFSDVTFNSLDGVSDRDYCIELLNNLSLIMMHLSRFSEEIILWSSHEFHFIELDDAYSTGSSIMPQKKNPDIAELVRGKTGRVYGDLMSLLTTMKSLPLAYNKDMQEDKEVVFDAIDTVKMCLPIFTSMIETMKVLKDNMYNAAGGGFTNATDAADYLVKKGLPFRDAHEIIGKLVLYCIQHNTSLEKLSLEEYKQLSPAFDEDIFKAISLEECVNKRKIIGGPAKEMVLQHIQKAEEYINSINTSND, from the coding sequence ATGAAATTATGGGGTGGAAGATTTTCAAAATCAACCGATTCTATGGTGGATGATTTTAATTCCTCCATACGATTTGACCAACGGTTATACAAAGAAGATATCTTAGGAAGTATTGCCCATGTTTCCATGCTTGGAAAGCAAAATATCATTCCACAAGAAGATGCGGAAATTATAAAAAAAGAATTAAAAGCAATTCTGCAAGATATTGAAGATGGAAAAATTGAGTTTGATATTGAGGCTGAGGATATTCATATGAATATAGAAAAAATCCTTATTTCAAGGATCGGTGACACAGGCAAAAAACTCCATACAGGAAGAAGCCGTAATGATCAGGTTGCACTGGATATGCGTATGTATGTCAAGAAAGAAATCAAAGAAATTCAATCCTTGATCTTAAAACTTCAGTCCGTTCTTATCAAATTATCCAAAGAACATGCAGAAACCATTATGCCTGGATACACCCATCTCCAAAGAGCACAACCTATTACCCTTGCCCATCATTTGATGGCTTATTTCGAAATGTTTAAGCGGGACATTGAAAGACTAAACGATACCTATAAAAGAACCAATATTCTGCCTCTTGGTTCAGGGGCTTTGGCGGCAACTACCTATCCTTTGGATAGATATGCTGTTGCAAAAGATTTAGGATTTTCTGATGTGACTTTTAATAGCCTGGACGGCGTATCGGACAGGGATTACTGTATCGAACTCCTTAATAATCTTTCGCTGATTATGATGCATCTTAGCCGTTTTTCTGAAGAAATTATTCTCTGGAGTTCCCACGAATTTCATTTTATAGAATTAGACGATGCGTACTCTACTGGAAGCAGTATTATGCCCCAGAAGAAAAATCCAGATATTGCAGAATTAGTTCGTGGAAAAACCGGACGGGTTTATGGAGATTTGATGAGTCTTCTCACCACCATGAAATCCCTTCCTCTGGCATACAATAAAGATATGCAGGAAGATAAAGAAGTTGTCTTTGATGCCATTGATACGGTAAAAATGTGCCTTCCTATCTTTACTTCCATGATTGAAACTATGAAAGTACTAAAGGACAATATGTATAATGCTGCCGGCGGTGGCTTTACCAATGCAACGGATGCTGCCGATTATCTCGTTAAAAAAGGCCTGCCCTTCAGAGATGCCCATGAAATTATTGGCAAACTGGTTCTTTACTGCATCCAACATAATACTTCATTGGAAAAGCTGTCATTGGAAGAATATAAACAACTCTCACCTGCTTTTGATGAAGATATCTTCAAAGCGATTTCTCTCGAAGAATGTGTTAATAAAAGAAAGATCATAGGCGGTCCTGCAAAAGAAATGGTCCTTCAGCATATTCAAAAAGCAGAAGAGTATATAAACAGCATAAACACCTCTAATGATTAG
- a CDS encoding DUF1294 domain-containing protein: protein MKIYVIIIFILLNLLSWSTFGVDKRKALKNQWRTSEKTLLTLSFFGPFGALLGMKTFHHKTKKIKFKILIPLFLFLQIVLYLLFFYPF, encoded by the coding sequence ATGAAAATATATGTCATTATTATTTTTATACTACTCAATCTTCTCTCATGGAGTACATTTGGGGTAGATAAAAGAAAAGCTTTAAAAAATCAATGGAGAACTTCTGAAAAAACATTGCTCACTTTATCCTTCTTTGGTCCCTTTGGAGCACTGCTTGGCATGAAGACCTTTCATCATAAAACGAAGAAAATCAAATTTAAGATCTTGATTCCATTGTTCTTGTTTTTACAAATCGTTCTTTATCTATTATTCTTCTACCCTTTTTAA
- the glgB gene encoding 1,4-alpha-glucan branching protein GlgB — translation METTASLVEVFEILRSEHRDPHHILGMHEVEVDGKKAVVVRAFIPQAASIEVIDDEKPEQKYDMKKVCSDGFFEAVIPDRPTIFRYRLSIADYLGNQWTTYDPYSFNPYITDFDKYLFGQGTHYKIFEKLGSHPMTIDGVDGVLFAVWAPNAKRVSVIGDFNGWDGRRHPMRCLGYSGIWELFIPGVSEGDIYKYEIKTREDYLLEKSDPYGNYMEVRPNSASIVYDINKYQWNDAQWMEKRQKTDPLNQPVSIYEVHLGSWMRVPEEGNRYLTYREAAHKLVDYVKAMGYTHIELLPITEHPYDGSWGYQVTGYYAPTSRFGTPEDFMYFVDYCHQNNIGVILDWVPAHFPKDSYGLIRFDGTALYEHEDPRQGEHPDWGTLIFNYGRIEVKLFLIANAIFWFEKYHIDGLRVDAVASMLYLDYGKTDGNWIPNKYGGRENLEAVEFFKHLNSIVYQKFPGIMMIAEESTAWPNVSRPTDIGGLGFGLKWNMGWMNDFLRYMKKDPIHRKYHHNDLTFGLLYAFTENFILVLSHDEVVHGKGSMISKMPGDYWQKFANLRVAYGFMYGHPGKKLLFMGGEIAQFNEWSEAKSLDWHLLQFEKHKGMQEYIKDLNHLYLKESAFWEYDFTGEGFEWINASDADVSMVSFVRKGKNPKDTLIFVCNFTPVPHFQHRIGVPAQGNYKEIFNSDHSKYGGSNVLNEQVITADHREWDGRAYSIELRIPPLGMTILKRVEE, via the coding sequence ATGGAAACAACAGCGAGTCTTGTAGAAGTATTTGAAATCTTAAGGTCTGAACACAGAGATCCGCATCATATCCTGGGAATGCATGAAGTAGAGGTAGATGGGAAAAAGGCTGTGGTTGTACGGGCTTTTATTCCTCAGGCAGCCAGTATAGAAGTAATAGATGATGAAAAACCTGAGCAAAAATATGATATGAAAAAAGTTTGTAGTGATGGATTTTTTGAAGCTGTAATACCTGATCGTCCGACAATATTCAGATATCGATTAAGTATTGCCGATTATCTGGGTAATCAGTGGACAACTTATGATCCCTATTCTTTTAATCCATATATAACTGACTTTGACAAATATCTTTTTGGGCAAGGCACTCATTATAAAATATTTGAAAAATTAGGTTCGCATCCCATGACGATTGATGGAGTGGATGGAGTTTTATTTGCAGTATGGGCGCCAAATGCAAAACGGGTAAGTGTTATAGGGGATTTTAACGGATGGGATGGAAGAAGACATCCTATGAGATGTTTAGGTTACAGTGGTATATGGGAGCTGTTTATTCCTGGTGTGTCGGAAGGAGATATTTATAAGTATGAAATAAAGACAAGAGAAGACTATTTACTTGAAAAATCAGACCCTTATGGAAATTATATGGAAGTAAGACCCAATAGTGCTTCGATTGTCTATGATATTAATAAATATCAATGGAATGATGCACAATGGATGGAGAAACGTCAGAAAACAGATCCATTAAATCAGCCGGTATCCATATACGAAGTGCATCTTGGTTCATGGATGAGAGTTCCGGAAGAAGGGAACAGGTATTTAACATATAGAGAAGCCGCTCATAAGCTGGTAGACTATGTTAAAGCGATGGGATATACCCACATCGAATTATTGCCGATTACGGAGCATCCTTATGATGGTTCCTGGGGATACCAGGTAACCGGATACTATGCACCTACCAGTCGTTTTGGAACTCCGGAAGACTTTATGTATTTTGTAGATTACTGCCATCAAAATAATATAGGAGTGATATTGGATTGGGTTCCTGCCCATTTTCCCAAGGATTCTTATGGCCTGATCCGATTTGATGGTACTGCTCTTTATGAACATGAAGATCCCAGACAAGGGGAACATCCGGATTGGGGAACATTGATTTTCAATTATGGTCGTATTGAAGTAAAATTGTTTTTGATTGCTAATGCGATTTTCTGGTTTGAAAAATATCATATTGATGGATTAAGGGTAGATGCAGTAGCATCCATGCTTTACCTGGACTATGGAAAGACAGACGGTAATTGGATTCCAAATAAGTATGGAGGCCGTGAGAACTTAGAAGCAGTAGAATTTTTTAAACATCTTAACTCCATAGTATATCAGAAGTTTCCGGGTATTATGATGATTGCAGAGGAGTCAACAGCCTGGCCTAATGTATCAAGACCAACCGATATAGGCGGTTTAGGTTTTGGACTCAAATGGAATATGGGATGGATGAATGATTTTCTAAGATATATGAAAAAAGATCCTATACATAGAAAATATCATCATAATGATTTGACTTTTGGATTGCTTTATGCATTTACAGAAAATTTCATTTTAGTCCTTTCCCATGATGAAGTGGTACACGGAAAAGGTTCTATGATTAGTAAAATGCCGGGAGACTACTGGCAAAAATTTGCTAATCTTAGAGTTGCTTATGGGTTTATGTATGGACATCCTGGTAAAAAGCTCCTGTTTATGGGAGGAGAGATTGCTCAGTTTAATGAATGGAGCGAAGCAAAAAGCCTTGACTGGCATTTACTTCAGTTTGAAAAGCATAAGGGAATGCAAGAATATATTAAAGATTTGAATCACCTTTATTTAAAAGAGAGTGCTTTTTGGGAATATGATTTTACTGGAGAAGGATTTGAATGGATTAATGCGTCTGATGCTGATGTCAGCATGGTTTCTTTTGTAAGAAAAGGAAAGAATCCGAAAGATACTTTGATTTTTGTATGTAACTTTACTCCGGTCCCCCATTTTCAACATAGAATTGGAGTGCCAGCCCAAGGAAACTACAAAGAGATTTTTAATAGCGACCACTCTAAATATGGCGGAAGCAATGTACTAAATGAACAAGTCATTACAGCTGATCATAGGGAATGGGATGGAAGAGCATACAGCATTGAACTTAGAATTCCACCTTTGGGTATGACGATCTTAAAAAGGGTAGAAGAATAA
- a CDS encoding S24 family peptidase: MSRLGQQIADLRNKKGMTRKQLAKKAGISEKALEEMETGRKIINSTILHTFSKILGEPIEDGVINDDFFEENKEEKRASVKKIEKRKDTETAPIEPIWNDAFSSVLKTVPIYDYTLSNVTGSRQLPVVDNKVEGFSKDKVFYLTVEDDDMLGFRMMKGDLVLAFSTHEFNNQGFYFIEYDGKRMLRQIKKLSQSQLLLIENRGVVKTRTVSPQEIKILAKLIRIEINIL, translated from the coding sequence ATGAGCAGATTAGGACAACAAATAGCTGATCTTAGAAATAAAAAAGGAATGACCAGAAAGCAACTGGCTAAAAAAGCAGGGATTTCAGAAAAAGCTTTAGAAGAAATGGAAACTGGAAGAAAGATCATTAACAGTACTATCCTGCATACATTTTCTAAAATATTAGGAGAGCCTATCGAGGATGGGGTAATAAATGATGACTTTTTTGAAGAAAATAAAGAAGAGAAAAGAGCATCAGTTAAAAAAATCGAAAAAAGAAAAGACACCGAAACAGCTCCTATAGAACCTATCTGGAATGATGCTTTTTCTTCTGTACTTAAAACAGTACCCATTTATGATTATACCCTTTCTAATGTGACGGGCAGCAGGCAGCTTCCTGTAGTGGACAATAAAGTAGAGGGTTTTTCTAAAGACAAAGTTTTCTATTTGACTGTAGAAGATGATGATATGCTTGGTTTCAGGATGATGAAAGGGGATCTGGTACTCGCATTTTCAACCCATGAGTTCAATAATCAGGGATTTTACTTTATTGAATATGATGGAAAAAGGATGCTTAGACAAATCAAAAAGCTTTCTCAAAGCCAGCTTTTACTTATTGAAAACAGAGGTGTCGTTAAAACTCGTACAGTATCTCCTCAAGAAATTAAAATTTTGGCCAAGCTGATCAGAATAGAGATTAACATATTATAA